The stretch of DNA ACGGTACCGGACCCGTTCGAGGCACTCGTAACCTTACGAATCAGACGAACCGGCAACGTCATCAATCCGGCCGAAAGCGGCGGCTGCTGCGCACGTGCAAACAGATATTCCGGATAGGAACCACGGAAGGTCTGCACGGCCTCGTCGGGGTTGCCGACAAGCAGCAACTTCACGCCCCGTCGCGTCAATGCCTCAAGAAAGGCAAGCCCGGCCAGCGTTAGATCCTGAAAATCGTCAACCACCACAAATTTCGGAAGCACCTGCTCTGCCACCTCGGCGGCAACCCGCGCACCTTCGACCAACAGACGCGAGGAATCAAGGCGGAACTCCCCGGGATATCCGTCCACCACCGCCTGCACATACTCACGACGCAACGCGAAGGCCAGCCGCCACTGGACGCCGAGGCGTTCGTTACACAAGCTGTAACCTTCCCCGGCATTCTGGGAATCAGCGAGCATTCGCAGAACCTCGTCCTCGCGCTCGAAACCCAAGCCCAGCTCATCCATACGAGCCAACATGTCACGTAATTGCATTACAAACGCATCGTTGATCCCGCGGGCGAAAAGAACATCGCTGGAACCGATGCCCTTCGAGGTCGAACGAGGTTGGTCATCATTACTCGACGCATCTGCCGCACGCCGGCCAGACACCAAGCCACGAGACACGCCACCTGTTTCACGCGGCTTGCCAATCGTCTCGCTTCCGTTTTCGCCATAAACGGTATCGACCCAATCATCGGCGGCGAAATACTGCCGCATCAGCTCGCAGGTATCGCACAACTCGCCAGAGCGGGCATGGCGCACGTGCACCGCGACCACCTGACGCAACAGCGCGTCCTGTTCCGCACCGTTTAGAAGTTTCGGCAATGGCTCGCGGTTGCTCTCACGGATCGCGGAAAGCAAACGAAAGGCGATGGCGGAAAGGGTGGTCACCGGTCGGGCGCTCGAAGTGGAGCCAACGGCGCGAATGATTCGGTCGGAAAGTTTGTCTGCGGCCCGCCGCCCCGAAACCGCCATAAAAACCCTGGTATCACCGAATTGCGAGATGCCAACGAGTGCCGCCGCGAGCGCGAACTCGGTTTTACCAGCCCCGGGCGCGCCGGCCACCAGAAGTGTGCCGGCGTGAGCGCGTTGGCCGATGCTGACTTCAGAGGATGAACCAGCGGGAGAAGCCTTCGAATCACCAGAGAAAGTCGAAATTCCGGCAGATTGAGAATTGGTGTCCACCGGTATATCAGGCATCTGATCCAGCAATGTTTTCACCGCATCCATTGCGGCACAATCACCGAAATCCAACACATCGTTCCCACTCATAGCCATAGTTCAAAGTCTAAAGGCCGGTGTGGTCGCGGGCATAAGAAAACCTTCACGCACCCGACAGAGGCCACTTACCCTTGCTGCATTCCTGCCCTGGGGGGATTGGGTGACGTAACGCCACGTGAAGGCTTAACCAGTATACCCCATGCCCGGACCGCACTACATCCAGCGAAAACCGATGGACGTGGCAGGAAACGGTACCGCGCCGTCTCCTCTGAAATGGCCTTGATAAAACATTGGCGATACTGAGCAGCGGCGCAGAGGCCGACAAAAAACAAGCTTACGAGTATCATGGAATCGTTAATCGCCGAAAACACACGGCAACACATGGTGGATGACGATTGAAAACCACATGAATCTGACTCATCCGTGACCGAAAACACCGAAAGGCGCATTCCGGCCAAACCAAGGAATTAGCGAAAAGCCGATTAAGGGACGGAAAGGGAAACCGCAATGACCGATAATGAAAAGGAAACATCACTGCCGGATCTGGTGGTAGTGGGCGCAGGGCTGTTCGGGCTCACCGTGGCGCAACAGGCGGCCGAGAACGGACACACCGTCGAGATCATCGACATCCGCCCGCATATCGGCGGCAACGCTTACTCCTATATGGACAAGGAAACCGGAGCGGAGATCCACCAGTATGGCGCGCATCTCTTCCATACCTCAAACAAGCGCGTGTGGGATTACGTCAACCGCTTCACCGAGTTCACCGACTACCAGCACCGCGTCTATGCCACGCACGACGGCGAGGTCTATCCGATGCCGATCAATCTGGGGACCATCAACCAGTTCTTCCATGCGCACTACACGCCGGCTCAGGCGCAGGAGCTGATCAAGGAGCAGGCGGGCGAACTGGCCGGCACGGATCCCAGCAATCTGAACGACAAGGGCATCCAGCTCATCGGCCGTCCGCTCTATGAGGCGTTCATCAAGAACTACACCGGCAAGCAGTGGCAGACCGACCCGGCGCAGCTGCCGGCCTCGATCATCAAGCGACTTCCCGTGCGTTTCAATTATGACAACCACTATTTCAAGGACACCTGGGAGGGTCTGCCCAAGGACGGCTACACCGCCTGGATGCAGCGCATGATCGACGACCCGAAGATTCACGTCACGCTTAACACGGACTTCTTCGATGAAACCCAGCCGCTTAACAAGAAGGCGCTCCTCGGCCGCGTCCCGATCGTCTACACCGGCCCGGTCGACAAGTACTTCGATTATGCGCTCGGTGACCTCAAGTGGCGCACAGTCGATTTCAAGGAGCAGCGTTACGACGAGGGCGACCACTTCGGCTGCCCGGTGATGAACTTCGTGGATGCCGACGTGCCCTATACCCGCGCCATCGAGTTCAAGAACTTCAACCCCGAACGCAAGGAATCCCAGAACCCGGACAAGACCGTGGTCTGGGAGGAGTACAGCCGTTCGGCCGGACGTGACGACGAGCCCTACTACCCCATCAACACCGCTGCCGACCAGAAGCTCTACCAACAGTACAAGGATCTGACAGCCAAGGAACCGGAAGTCGTCTTCGGCGGACGCCTCGGCACCTACGCCTACTACGACATGCATCAGGTCATCAACTCGGCGCTCATCGCCTATGAGAAGCAGGTCGGCCCGATGCTCGGCAAGTAACGGCACGATAACAGCCGATAAACGATTGTGGGGCTGCAACCGATTACAGGTTGCAGCCCCACAATATTAGTTACACGGTTTCCCGTGTATCAGAACGATTTCACTCAGGCGTGCCAGACGTCCTTGCCGTTGTCCTTGGCGGACTTCACGTCGGCATCGAGTTCAGCTTCGTCGGCCTCAACCTCGCCCTTGATGAATTTCTCCACCAGGCCGCGAGCCTCGGTGTCCTCATGCTGGACGGCCGGGGACTTCATGAAATAGGAGCTCGGAGCAAGAATCGGGCCGGCAAGATGACGGTCGAGCGCGATCTTGGCGGCGCGCACGGCGTCGATGACGATGCCGGCGGAGTTCGGGGAATCCCAGACCTCAAGGCGATACTCAAGGTTCAGCGGCACGTCACCGAAGGTGGTGCCTTCCAAACGCACGAACGCGAGCTTGCGGTCGTCGAGCCAAGCCACGTAATCGGACGGACCGATGTGGACGTTGCGGCTTTCCATCTCGTGAGGCACGATCGAGGTGACGGCGCGGGTCTTGGAGACCTTCTTGGACTCCAGACGCGAACGCTGCAGCATGTTCATGAAGTCCATGTTGCCGCCGACGTTCAACTGATAGGTGCGGTCGAGGCGCACGCCGCGGTCTTCGAAGAGGCGGGCCATCACACGGTGGGTGATGGTGGCGCCGACCTGGCTCTTGATGTCGTCGCCGATGATCGGCACGCCGGCATCACGGAACTTCTGCGCCCACTCGGGGTCGGAAGCGATGAAGACAGGCAGGCAGTTGACGAAAGCGCAACCGGCGTCCATCGCGGCCTGTGCGTAAGCCTTGTCGGCCTGTTCAGAGCCAACGGGCATATAGCTGACCAGCACGTCGACCTTCTTGTCTTTGAGGACCTGAGCCACGTCGACCGGCTCGGCGTCGGACTCGGTGATCATCTGACGATAGTACTCGCCCAAACCATCGTAGGTCGGCCCACGCAGCACCTCGACACCCTTGTTCGGCACGTCGCAGAACTTGTAGGTGTTGTTCTGCGAAGCCCCGATGGCCTCGGAGATATCCTTGCCCACCTTGAGGGAATCGACGTCGAACGCCGTCACAAATTCAATATCGCGAACCCGGTAGCCACCGAAGTTGTTGTGCATCAGGCCGGGGATCTTTTCGTCGTCCTTCGCGTTCCTGTAATACTCGACACCTTGAATCAGGGACGAGGCGCAGTTACCGATACCTGCCACTGCCACGCGAATACTCATATTGACTCCTTTATTTCACGTGCAAAATTCCATTAGTAAGTTTAGCCCCTTATGAAGAAAAGGGCACCGGCACACGCAGCGCACACACAAGAATGTAGCAGGAATTATATAGATTGGTACGAATTAACCAAAGGATAGAGCAGATGAAACAGACGAAATAGAAATTTCGGAATAATTATATGGTCTACGTCACTCTTCGATTTTTCGTCACCAAAACTGCACATAAATTTCGCTTCTGCCTGCCAATCCCAGTAGTTTTTCAGGGGCAACCGTTACGGTAGTTGGCATGGTCACAGAGTTTCGCACAGTTTCGGCGCGCGCCGCAAGCCCGAACAGAGCCAAGCCCAAACGCAACTACCGAGGCGCCAAGTCACAGCGCGACCAATATCCGCGCCGCGGCGCCAATAGTGCGCCCAAACGCTCGAACGGACACGGCCCGCAACGCAAGGCACCCAAAAAGCATAAGCATCGCATTCTTAAATGGACACTGGGTATCATCGCGATCATTATTCTCGCCGGCGCCGGAACATTTGCCTATCTTTACGCCACCACCGAAATCCCGCTACCAGAGAAAATCGCGATGGCGGAAAAAACCAAGGTCTATTACGCCGACGGCACTACTCCAGTCGGCAATTTTGCCACCCAGAATCGTGAGATCATCAGCTGTGACGCCTTGCCCAAATATATCGGCCAATCCATGGTGGCAAGTGAAAACCAGACCTTCTACAACGATACCGGCGTCGATTTCAAAGGCATCGCACGAGCCTTGCTCAACAACGTGAGCGGCGGAGCTCGACAGGGCGCGTCCACCATTACGCAGCAGTACGCGGAACGCTACTATATGGGCGACACGCACTCTTACTCCGGTAAGGTGCGCGAAGCGATTCTCGCGATGAAAATCACGAAGTCGCAAGACAAGGACAAGGTCCTGTGCAACTATATGAACACCATCTATCTCGGACGCGGCGCGTACGGCATCGAAGCCGCGTCAAAGGCCTACTTCAACAAAGACGCCAAAGACATGACCATGCCCGAATCGGCGCTTCTGGCAGGCATCATCCCGGCGCCTTCGACCTGGGATCCTGCGGTAAACCCGAAACGTGCGCAGCAACGCTATACACGCGTCCTAGGCATCATGGAAAAACAGGGATACATTAGCGCAAAGGATGCCGCGGCCAATCCACAAATGCCTCCAACGGTACCTCCACAATCCCAGGAAAGCTCATATAAGGGCACGAACGGCTACATTCTGCAGATGGTGCGCGACGAACTGACCGGCAACGGCGCTTTCACGCCCGACGACCTCGATACCGGCGGCTATACCATCGTCACCACCATCGACAAAGGCAAGCAGGACCTGATGTTCAACACCGCAAGCCCTTCGACCAAAGAGAACGCCAGAATCCTCAACCAAGGCATGCAGACCGGAGCAATGAGCGTCAATCCGAAGGACGGCTCCATCATCTCCTTCTACGCGGGCGACGACTACCTGACCAAGCAGCTCAACAACGCCACACAGGCCACCTACGAGCTCGGCTCGACCATGAAACCGTTCGCACTGCTGGCGGCGGTCCAAGACGGGGTGAGCCTCAACACGGCTTTCAACGGCAATTCGCCGCGCACCTACCCCGGCATCACCCAGCCGGTCCGAAACTTCAGCAACGAGCAATTCGGCTATACGAACCTCTACAACGCGACCGCGAATTCGGTCAACACCGTCTATATGGACCTGCAGGAGCATCTGGGAGCCAAGAAGGTGGCGCAGACCGCGCAGGCGGCGGGAATGAGCCCGAAGCTCGTGCCCGGCGACAACCCCTTCACCGTGCTCGGCAACAACGGCGTGCGTGTCTCCGACGTGGCGCAGGCCTACGCCACCATCGCCAATCAGGGCAACAAGCCCACGCTGCATATCGTCGCGAGTGTCAAGGATTCGAGCGGCAAAGACATGTACCGCGCCCCCACCGACACCGAACGCGTCTTCGGGGCCAACGACACGGCGCTTGTGGCCAAGGCGATGACGGGAACCGTGCAGTACGGCACGGCCACAGAAGTGCGCAAGGTGGGCAAGACCATCGCCGGGAAAACCGGAACCGCAAACGATTCGACGGCAGGCAGCTTCATCGGCTTCACCCCAAGCGTGGTCACCGTCTTCGCGATGTGGAGCCCCGGGCCCAACGGCACGCCACAGGAAATCCAGCCTTTGCGCGACGGCTACGGCTCCGGCGGCCAATACCCCGCCCACCTCTTCACCGAATACATGAAGCAGGCACTTGCCGACCAGCCGAACGAGACCTTCCCCGTAGCCCACGATGAAGGCAAGATCGGCGGCCCGGACGGTACGTGGGGCAGCGGGGCAAGGTCGGGTTCTTCCGGCAGCTACAGATATAAGAAATACGAGAACAACAATTCGGACAACTCCTCCGAAGGCTCTTCGAACGGATCGACTTCCGCAGGCTCTGGCTCCGGGAGCGGAACTGCCGGTGAATCAGAAAACGGAACCGGCGAAACCCCAAGCCAGGGCCAGACCGAATCGAATGGCAGTACCGGGAGCAATACCGGCGGCAACAGCGAGCAACAGCAGAGCCCGCAAGACCAGCAATAACAGGAATAACAGCAGCCAGACACTAGTAATAAAGCTGTGGGCTTGCATCCTCAACGGAGCAAGCCCACAGCTTTATTGTTTTACATTTTCCGTATTTCCTGTTGTTCCGGTTCTCTGACCCGGAACAACAGGAAATACGAGATGACTCTATCAGCGCATCGAACGGTTAATCGCGGAGATGATCGCCTTCAGCGAGCTGGTGGTGATCGACGAATCGATGCCGACGCCCCAGATGATCTTCGCATTCGATTCGCCGCCGATCTGGCACTCGATATACGAGGCGGCCATCGCGTCGGTGCCTGCGGTCATGGCGTGCTCGGCGTAATCCATGACGCTCACCGTAATGCCAATCGAGGAAAGCGCGTTGAGGAACGCGTCGAGCGGGCCGTTGCCAGCTCCCGAAACCTCACGTTCGATCGGATCGGCTCCGTACTCGGCGCCGCGGTCAAGCAACTTGGCCTTCAAGACGGTATCGGAACCATCCGCACCCGAAGTCACCGAGACATTGAGCAGCTTCAAACGGCCCCACGACTCAAGATTGTCGTCACTCTCGTCGCCCACGGCGTCGCTGGCTGCAAATGCGCCGTTCTCCTCGACCGGAAGGTACTCGTCCTTGAAGAGTCGCCAGATCTCGTCGTCCTTGACCTCCTTGTCGGTCTTGTCGGCGTAGTCCTGCACGACCTTCTCGAATTCGATCTGCAGGCGCTTCGGCAGGTCGAGATTGTGGTTGGTCTTCAAGAGGTAGGCCATGCCGCCCTTGCCGGACTGCGAGTTGACGCGGATGATGGCCTTGTAACTGCGGCCGATGTCCTTCGGGTCGATGGGCAGGTAAGGCACGAGCCAAACGAAATCGTCGAGGTTGGCTCCTGCACGTTCGGCCGCGGCTTCACGGGCCTCGAGCCCCTTCTTGATGGCATCCTGATGGGAGCCGGAGAAAGCGGTGAACACGAAGTTGCCGGCGTAGGGGTGGCGCTCGGAGATGGTGAGCTGGTTGCAGTATTCGACGGTCTTGCGAATCTTCGGCACGTCGGAATAGTCGATCTGCGGATCGACGCCCTGGGTGAGCATGTTGAGGCCCAGCGTGACCAAGTCGACGTTGCCGGTACGTTCGCCGTTGCCCAAGAGGCAGCCTTCGACGCGGTCGGCGCCGGCGAGCACGGCCAGTTCCGTTGCGGCCACGCCCATGCCCTCATCGTTGTGCGGATGCAGGGAGAGGACGATGGAATCGCGGTCTTTGAGGTTGTTGGAGACGTACTCGACCTCGTCGGCGAAGACATTCGGCGTGGTCATTTCGACGGTCGCCGGCAGGTTGATGATCATCCTGTGATCCGGCGTCGGCTTGATGACGTCGATGACGGCGTTGCACACTTCGACGGCGTAATCCGGCTCAGTGCCGGTGAAGGATTCAGGCGAATACTCGTAATACAGGTCGGTGCCGCCGGCCGCGCCTTCGAGGTCCTTGCAAAGCTCGGCCGCGTCGGTCGCAAGCTTCTTGATGCCTTCTTTGTCTTTGCGGAAGACCACCTCGCGCTGCAGAACGGAAACGGAATTGTAGAAATGCACGACGGCGCGCTTGGCGCCGCGCAGGCACTCATAGGTCTTGCGAATCAGGTGCTCGCGGGCCTGCGTCAAAACGACAATCGTGACGTCGTCGGGGATGAGCTCGCGTTCGATCAGCAGACGCACGAAATCGTAATCCGTGTCGGAAGCCGATGGGAAGCCGACCTCGATTTCCTTGAAGCCCATGGAAATCAGAAGGTTCCAGAAACGCAGCTTGCGCTCGGAATCCATGGGGTTGACCAGCGCCTGGTTGCCGTCGCGCAAATCGACCGAGCACCAACGCGGGGCGCGGCGCAGCTTCTTTTCCGGCCAAGTGCGCTCGGGGTAATCGAACGGAATCTGCTTGTCATATGCGACATATTTCGTATACGGCATCGAGCTCGGCTTTTGGGGTTCTCCTACGAAACGCGGCGGAGGCAGCAGCAGGTCGTTGTTACCTCCATTGGACTGTGCGGCGACCGCCGCGAGATCAAATACCGATGATTCTTGATCCTGACCCATCACTCCTCCTTTTCTTTGTATTACGCACCGCAGGTTGCGACGCGAAGTAACTAAAAACTATATGTTTCGATAGGCTTAATTACCTTGCAGAAACATATAAATGCTAATGATAGACGGTTTGACGCGCTCAAACCGCCAATATTCCAAGATTTGACGAGGAAAATGAAATCCCCGCTCACACTAACCCATGGTTACCAAAAGAAACCATGGGAATACGTACGGTATCTTTTGGTAACCATGGGTTAGTGTGAGCCACTTTCTCGACAGTAAGCCCAAAAACCGCAAACCATGCCGGAATCGTGATGAAAAACGAAAATCAGCAGACCGCAGTCAACAGGCAATTTCCACGAATCGTTCAGCGGAACAGCGAGACTCCGCGACGAGCCTTACAGCAAGTATCGCCAAACCGTGTATGGTGCGAAATTGGACACACCAAGCCCAAGAACCTAGCTCTAGACGAATCGTTCAGCGAAACAGCGAAACTCCGCGACGGGCCTGGCAGTAAGCGTTGCCGAGCCACGTATGGCGGGAGGTTGGCCAGACCGAACCCAGACGCGGCGCGTTCTGGCTCATCCAGATGCTCGGCACGCGGCCGTCGGCGCTGCGAGAACCGAGCAGGTTGAAGCCGTTCTTCTTCACGAGCCAATCGGGGTGCTGGGTGGCGATGGCCAGACCCTCTTCAAGGGTCAGCGGCATGCGCTCGTCGGAATCGATCAACTTGCGGGCGACGTCCGGCTCGCGATTGACGTAGGCCGTACCGGTGTGCGGGTCGACGACCAGGTAGAACGGGCCTTCCGGCGGCTCGAAACCGTCCTGCGGCAGGAAACTGGCGACATCGCGCGGGGGCATGGTGGTGAAACCGGCCATGCGGTTGATACTGGTTCGAGCAATCAATGACTCGGGACTTACCAGCTCGTGGGTAGGCACCAAAAGGATATTCTCACCCAGATCGCTGTCTTTGAGGGCATCGATCAGAGGGCGTGCGAGCGCACGAAACGCCGCCGCGCTCATATCCGCTACGTCCGGGTAGCCCAACGCCACGATGCGGTCCAGTTGTTTTTGTGCTTCTTGAGATGCCTTCGACATACCTCCAGTATGTCACCTGCTCATGATGAAGTGCGGATGGATTCACATCGAAGACGATGACGCACCAGCTATCCCACCGTGGAACCTTGAATCCAGACGCCCCTGTACTTGTATGTGAATGCGACCAAAAGCACAATTTCGGGCCAATTTTCGTGCTTTTGGTCGCATTAGAGAAGATAAGAACGCGCTATGAGAGCGTCACGCTCCGAAATGCTTACGGGCCACGATCTCGGCGAGTTCCACGGCGTTGAGGGCGGCACCCTTACGCAGGTTGTCGTTGGCGATGAAGAAGGCGAGGCCCTTCTTGCCGTCGACGGCCTGGTCCTGGCGGATACGGCCGACGAAACTCGGGTCGCGGCCGGCGGCCAGCTGCGGGGTCGGGATGTCGTTGAGCTCGACGCCCGGCGCGTCCTTCAGAACTTCGCGGGCCATATCAGGGGTGACGTCGCGTTCGAATTCGGCGTTGACCGACATGCCGTGGGCAGTGAACACGCCGACGCGCACGCAGGTGCAGGAAGCGGCGAGGTTCGGCAGGTGCAGGATCTTGCGGCTTTCGTTGCGTAGCTTCTGCTCTTCGTCGGTCTCCTCGCTGCCGTCATCGACGATGGCGCCGATGAACGGCACGGCGTTGAAGGCGATGGTGCGCACGACCTTGGTGGGCTTGGGGAAATCGATGGCGGAACCATCGAAAACGAGCTTATCGGCGCCCTGATCGACGGCGGCCTTGGCCTCGTTCATCAGCTGCTCGACTCCGGCGCGCCCGGCTCCGGAAACTGCCTGATAGGAGCTGACAATAAGGCGCCTCAGGCCAAAGTGGGTGTCCAACGCCTTCAGAACCGGAATGCAGGCCATGGTGGTGCAGTTCGGGTTGGCGACGATGCGGCGCGGAATGTCGTCAAGATCGTCGGGATTGGCTTCGGCCACGACCAGTGGCACGTCGTCGTGCATACGCCATTGCGAGGAATTGTCGATCACATAAGCACCGGCCTCGGCGAACTTCGGCGCCCAGACCTTGGAAGTGCCGCCGCCGGCGGAGAAAATGGCAATATCGATACCACTCAGGTCGGCCTT from Bifidobacterium sp. ESL0728 encodes:
- the glf gene encoding UDP-galactopyranose mutase, producing MTDNEKETSLPDLVVVGAGLFGLTVAQQAAENGHTVEIIDIRPHIGGNAYSYMDKETGAEIHQYGAHLFHTSNKRVWDYVNRFTEFTDYQHRVYATHDGEVYPMPINLGTINQFFHAHYTPAQAQELIKEQAGELAGTDPSNLNDKGIQLIGRPLYEAFIKNYTGKQWQTDPAQLPASIIKRLPVRFNYDNHYFKDTWEGLPKDGYTAWMQRMIDDPKIHVTLNTDFFDETQPLNKKALLGRVPIVYTGPVDKYFDYALGDLKWRTVDFKEQRYDEGDHFGCPVMNFVDADVPYTRAIEFKNFNPERKESQNPDKTVVWEEYSRSAGRDDEPYYPINTAADQKLYQQYKDLTAKEPEVVFGGRLGTYAYYDMHQVINSALIAYEKQVGPMLGK
- a CDS encoding inositol-3-phosphate synthase codes for the protein MSIRVAVAGIGNCASSLIQGVEYYRNAKDDEKIPGLMHNNFGGYRVRDIEFVTAFDVDSLKVGKDISEAIGASQNNTYKFCDVPNKGVEVLRGPTYDGLGEYYRQMITESDAEPVDVAQVLKDKKVDVLVSYMPVGSEQADKAYAQAAMDAGCAFVNCLPVFIASDPEWAQKFRDAGVPIIGDDIKSQVGATITHRVMARLFEDRGVRLDRTYQLNVGGNMDFMNMLQRSRLESKKVSKTRAVTSIVPHEMESRNVHIGPSDYVAWLDDRKLAFVRLEGTTFGDVPLNLEYRLEVWDSPNSAGIVIDAVRAAKIALDRHLAGPILAPSSYFMKSPAVQHEDTEARGLVEKFIKGEVEADEAELDADVKSAKDNGKDVWHA
- a CDS encoding transglycosylase domain-containing protein; the protein is MVTEFRTVSARAASPNRAKPKRNYRGAKSQRDQYPRRGANSAPKRSNGHGPQRKAPKKHKHRILKWTLGIIAIIILAGAGTFAYLYATTEIPLPEKIAMAEKTKVYYADGTTPVGNFATQNREIISCDALPKYIGQSMVASENQTFYNDTGVDFKGIARALLNNVSGGARQGASTITQQYAERYYMGDTHSYSGKVREAILAMKITKSQDKDKVLCNYMNTIYLGRGAYGIEAASKAYFNKDAKDMTMPESALLAGIIPAPSTWDPAVNPKRAQQRYTRVLGIMEKQGYISAKDAAANPQMPPTVPPQSQESSYKGTNGYILQMVRDELTGNGAFTPDDLDTGGYTIVTTIDKGKQDLMFNTASPSTKENARILNQGMQTGAMSVNPKDGSIISFYAGDDYLTKQLNNATQATYELGSTMKPFALLAAVQDGVSLNTAFNGNSPRTYPGITQPVRNFSNEQFGYTNLYNATANSVNTVYMDLQEHLGAKKVAQTAQAAGMSPKLVPGDNPFTVLGNNGVRVSDVAQAYATIANQGNKPTLHIVASVKDSSGKDMYRAPTDTERVFGANDTALVAKAMTGTVQYGTATEVRKVGKTIAGKTGTANDSTAGSFIGFTPSVVTVFAMWSPGPNGTPQEIQPLRDGYGSGGQYPAHLFTEYMKQALADQPNETFPVAHDEGKIGGPDGTWGSGARSGSSGSYRYKKYENNNSDNSSEGSSNGSTSAGSGSGSGTAGESENGTGETPSQGQTESNGSTGSNTGGNSEQQQSPQDQQ
- the leuA gene encoding 2-isopropylmalate synthase, whose amino-acid sequence is MGQDQESSVFDLAAVAAQSNGGNNDLLLPPPRFVGEPQKPSSMPYTKYVAYDKQIPFDYPERTWPEKKLRRAPRWCSVDLRDGNQALVNPMDSERKLRFWNLLISMGFKEIEVGFPSASDTDYDFVRLLIERELIPDDVTIVVLTQAREHLIRKTYECLRGAKRAVVHFYNSVSVLQREVVFRKDKEGIKKLATDAAELCKDLEGAAGGTDLYYEYSPESFTGTEPDYAVEVCNAVIDVIKPTPDHRMIINLPATVEMTTPNVFADEVEYVSNNLKDRDSIVLSLHPHNDEGMGVAATELAVLAGADRVEGCLLGNGERTGNVDLVTLGLNMLTQGVDPQIDYSDVPKIRKTVEYCNQLTISERHPYAGNFVFTAFSGSHQDAIKKGLEAREAAAERAGANLDDFVWLVPYLPIDPKDIGRSYKAIIRVNSQSGKGGMAYLLKTNHNLDLPKRLQIEFEKVVQDYADKTDKEVKDDEIWRLFKDEYLPVEENGAFAASDAVGDESDDNLESWGRLKLLNVSVTSGADGSDTVLKAKLLDRGAEYGADPIEREVSGAGNGPLDAFLNALSSIGITVSVMDYAEHAMTAGTDAMAASYIECQIGGESNAKIIWGVGIDSSITTSSLKAIISAINRSMR
- a CDS encoding DUF5701 family protein; this encodes MSKASQEAQKQLDRIVALGYPDVADMSAAAFRALARPLIDALKDSDLGENILLVPTHELVSPESLIARTSINRMAGFTTMPPRDVASFLPQDGFEPPEGPFYLVVDPHTGTAYVNREPDVARKLIDSDERMPLTLEEGLAIATQHPDWLVKKNGFNLLGSRSADGRVPSIWMSQNAPRLGSVWPTSRHTWLGNAYCQARRGVSLFR
- a CDS encoding aspartate-semialdehyde dehydrogenase; translation: MAEFNENQQRKVNVAVLGATGQVGMVMRRVLDERDFPVDNLRFLASSHSAGTVLKWRDRDIVVEDVAKADLSGIDIAIFSAGGGTSKVWAPKFAEAGAYVIDNSSQWRMHDDVPLVVAEANPDDLDDIPRRIVANPNCTTMACIPVLKALDTHFGLRRLIVSSYQAVSGAGRAGVEQLMNEAKAAVDQGADKLVFDGSAIDFPKPTKVVRTIAFNAVPFIGAIVDDGSEETDEEQKLRNESRKILHLPNLAASCTCVRVGVFTAHGMSVNAEFERDVTPDMAREVLKDAPGVELNDIPTPQLAAGRDPSFVGRIRQDQAVDGKKGLAFFIANDNLRKGAALNAVELAEIVARKHFGA